aagctctcctcttgcttcagcgcgctggtaagagcaccaagattcttcgccttttggacacatatcatgattcggtttttcatcactcgagccgtagtgataaaaggttgccattatagcagatttcatattttcaatagaatcacaatgccggcgtattgctaaaccatagtacacagttagtttgtctattaattttcctgtgagcttacctcgaccaccaagacctttttgtttactcttcagcgtacgtaatcgactccccatccgcttttggacatgccctatacattcctttttatttacagttgtattttcgtaaggatctgattttataattcctgaataggtcttggagtcaccatcaccaatatagttggcatacttaactccatatttagtttcagaatacgaaaacatttcgaccatcgcatccacctccattttcccagaagacccttgatgattagcagaacacacatcttcatgcgattgataccattcctcgaactcaacagtatttgttttttttttccaatactcacatagcttacaatatgcacttttaatgtttatgtcaagaatctttccagtaaaatagccaattatagaagaaactccaaatgacgatgtatatccccgtttttgccaggttccatctcccgatacagttagatgatttatatcttcattttcagttgttggcattgcttgcttttcttcattcacagctttcgtcatgaaggtttctgcgacggctttactacaattcaaaatctgtttcagtaaaattgtatgcgtagatttatctaaaaaagacggcatgtccatcaggccgcaaaacttgcacaatccttcgtatcctattcctagtattctcattacaaaaatgaaacgtctgtttatttcataagaatgcccaacgaaagaacaggaaggaatatattcatttccacagttattacatgcaactacaattttgaatcccagcccacgtgtacttgctgtttgaaacactacatttccatcacattttttacattttataagagcagaaattgcagtgaatacctgaataaaatttattattcgaaattcagtactgctgtcttcaggtacatcatcttcagtgttttgttttaattttttagaagatgtactctgaatactttcatcacgttcggctgttttcggattaaaaacattctttc
This genomic interval from Microplitis mediator isolate UGA2020A chromosome 2, iyMicMedi2.1, whole genome shotgun sequence contains the following:
- the LOC130663666 gene encoding uncharacterized protein LOC130663666, with the translated sequence MGRDSRKVSRELRSSEKINKSRSVKRKNVFNPKTAERDESIQSTSSKKLKQNTEDDVPEDSSTEFRIINFIQVFTAISALIKCKKCDGNVVFQTASTRGLGFKIVVACNNCGNEYIPSCSFVGHSYEINRRFIFVMRILGIGYEGLCKFCGLMDMPSFLDKSTHTILLKQILNCSKAVAETFMTKAVNEEKQAMPTTENEDINHLTVSGDGTWQKRGYTSSFGVSSIIGYFTGKILDINIKSAYCKLCEYWKKKTNTVEFEEWYQSHEDVCSANHQGSSGKMEVDAMVEMFSYSETKYGVKYANYIGDGDSKTYSGIIKSDPYENTTVNKKECIGHVQKRMGSRLRTLKSKQKGLGGRGKLTGKLIDKLTVYYGLAIRRHCDSIENMKSAIMATFYHYGSSDEKPNHDMCPKGEESWCSYQRAEARGELDTFSHDYSPLPSDVLKAIKPIYEDLSNENLLSRCVGGFNQNNNESFNQLVWKICPKTVNTSFTIVQIAAYVAMCIFNEGINSLLVLMNTLGLNCGPNSHRYAERMDAARIKVADKRANDNTREGRLQRRHQQIDILEAAMSAEELLYGPGIDDSV